The genomic window tgtaacctgtatgtgaCCAGATGGTAGACAGTGCTGGTGAACTTTAGTTCCCGATGTTTcccgtaacctgtatgttatcaggtggtagacactgttgatGAACTTTAGTCCCTGATGTTTCCGTAACCTGAATGCCACGGTTTCATTCACGTATTATATCGCATGTATTCCACAATCGTTCAAATCATGTCATAACTTGTTAGCATGACTGTAACAGAAGACTATCGTCAGTATCTTGTAAGTACAATAACCAGCTCCTTTAATGATTTCCTATTTCTAGATAGCAATATCCTTGCTTTCCAAGCTACGTTATGTTCTTTTTACACACAATGTAATTATAGCCCCGTTCTTTGTAGATACACTGAGGGTTGTGAAGGCCTGGGACGAACCATACGCTGACGCCACAGGTGGTGACCTTGGATATAGTCGCCTGCACACTGAGGGACGAGCGGTGGTGGTCCAGCTTGTCTCGGCGAATACCGGTAACAACCTGGAGGAGGTCAGTCACTACGCCATTTGTGCCGGAGCTGACTACATTTCACACCAAGGTAGGCACTTACACGGCTTTCAGTAGTATGTAGCGTCCTTAAAACAtttgtactgtatacagaccatTCTTATTCCCCCACTTTATATAGGCTACAAGACGTTTTTGCAAAGCAATTATCGGGTCagagaaaaaatattacaattgtatGATCGTTTTAGGTGACAGCTTGCAGATAGCCGTGAAAAAGATGAGTGGGACAACAGAAAAGAAAACCGCTTTCCAACTGGCCACATTCATAGCCGTAGATCCGCCAACTGCTAAGGCAACCGACTATGAATTCCCGCCAGAATTTACAGAGGAGGATAAGGAAAACTATCCACTCTTCTATGGAAAAGGACGGGTATGGAACACAGTCTCAAATCCTGAAACTGTTTTAAGacgtatatatcattaaatgatCATGAAAAATGGTAAGGTGTGTCAGTGGCAATGGTATGGCATTTCAATGGCAATGGTAAGGCGTGTCAGTGGTAATGGTATGGCATTTCAATGGCAATGGTAAGGCGTGTCAGTGGTAATGGTAAGGCATGTCAGTGGTAATAGGCGTGTCAGTGGTAATGGTAAGGCATGCCAGTGGTAATGGTAATGCGTGTCAGTGGTAATGGTAAGGCATGCCAGTGGCAATGGTAAGGCGTGTCAGTGGTAATTGTAAAGCGTGTCAGTGGTAATGGTAAGGCATGTCAGTGGTAATGGTAATGCGTGTCAGTGGTAATGGTAAGGCATGCCAGTGGCAATGGTAAGGCGTGTCAGTTGCAATGATAAGGCGTGTCAGTGGTAATAGTAAGGCATGTCAGTGGTAATAGGCGTGTCAGTGGTAAAGGTAAGGCATGCCAGTGGTAATGGTAATGCGTGTCAGTGGTAATGGTAAGGCATGCCAGTGGCAATGGTAAGGCGTGTCAGTGGTAATAGTAAGGCATGTCAGTGGTAATGGTAATGCGTGTCAGTGGTAATGGTAAGGCATGCCAGTGGCAATGGTAAGGCGTGTCAGTGGTAATGGTAAGGCGTGCCAGTGGTAATGGTAAGGCATGACAGTGGTAATGGTAATGCGTGTCAGTGGTAATGGTAAGGCATGCCAGTGGCAATGGTAAGGCGTGTCAGTGGTAATGGTAAGGCGTGTCAGTGGTAATGGTAAGGCATGCCAGTGGCAATGGTAAGGCGTGTCAGTGATAATGGTAAGGCGTGTCAGTGGTAATGGTAAGGCGTGTCAGTGGTAATGGTAAGGCATGTCAGTGGTAATTGTAAGGCGTGTCATTGTTTTCAATACTTCGTTGTGTTTGGGTTAACAAATGTTTGttgaatacaatgtacacaatgtGGGTCACTTTGGGCATAAACACATCTGTTCTGACATTTTAGGGTCATATAGAGTTGGCTGAGGGAGCTTTTCTGCATCAGTTCATGTCCTCAGATGATACATACCAATACTTCCGGTTACACCCCAGTATTCCAGCGTGTTACTCCAATCTGCTGGTCCAGCTCAACCGTGCTACCACTGATGGTAAGTCAACACTGACAATTAGTTAATGCTGTCATCATTCTAAGATCAATTTCGTTGGTAAACATGATTAAACACAAATGGAAAGAAATACATGAAATGAGATGAATGGAAATAAAGACAGTTTATCTCTACATTGAAGGGGAGGTAATAGACCTTGAAGTGATCCGGGGCTACCTTGCTGATCCGGAGCAGCCATCTTTGTTTAGTCAGGCGACAGATGATCGTTACAACACCCACACGCTAGGCGTGGCCATGCAGCTGAAGTTTGCAGAAAACACGTCCTCAAACTACACATCGGCATATCTTCTAGAGGAAATCGTCAAGACGTGTGGGCCACTTTTCAACCTTGCAAACGAGGCAATGGGGCTTGGACTGTACTCCGATAGCGTGTTCGTGGACATGCGGGACTTGTTTGAGGTGTGGATTGAGTCTGACTCCCTCATACCATACCAAGGCATGGACTTTAACGCCTACGACAACTTCCTTGAAACACTGCATACAGCAGCTATCGGTGAGTTTTACATCCTACAGGGCTTCAGACTCAGTAATATTTCAGAAagcattctttttttttatatattatcaaagCTTCCCATTGACATTTTTGTTCTTAAAATGTTATCCAATTCAATAATTTGCTATCTTAATAAACCTTCTTCTTCCTGTCCTGATTGAAATTATGTTAAGAATGACATTTAAACGTCCTTGTTGTGTTGGGCTCATTGAAAATACACTCACTATTGATGTTGAACCTTTACATTGAAGAGGGGAAGAATTGTTGACCCCGATGACCCCGTGGAAGCATGCAACCTCGCCGTAATCCCCACCAAACAATCACCAACGTACCTATATCAATTACCGGAAATCCTTAATCGCAGACGAAAACGATCTACGCCGACAGATGTGTGTACCCCTGATGATAGCACCAGCTTCTGTGTGTCCACAGTCTCCCACAGAAACACCGAGTCGGAACTCGTTTGGACGGACATGAACCGCCATTACATCTACCACCAACCCTCCTCAGAGCTGTATGACGCCATCAAAGGTTGCCTTAATGAATGTGGCACATGTCTGGAAGGTAAGCTCCTATTATAAGTTATCTCTCTATCGTGGTTGCCTTCACTTGTCTATCATGACCATCCTTTTACGATCGGCACATATAAAACGAAAACGTAATGGTTGCAAGAAACGCTGTGAACTAGTCAAAGCGACGCTGTTTAGCAACATGAAAATTCCTAATTTTGTCATGTTAAAATCTGGAAATTATATCACTTCATTTCATAAAGCATGCAAGGGTATTTCAATTTAGCATCCCATTCAATCAAAACATTTCATTGCTAGAGCCTTACAATGATCATATGTGTTGTACGATCTATACAGTCTGTAATGTGTTGTAATgtctatataatatgtaatgtgttgtagggtatatataatatgtaatgtgttgtaatgtctatataatatgtaatatgttgtaatgtctatataatatgtaatgtgttgtaatgtctatataatatgttgttgggtatatataatatgtaatatgttgtaGGGTCTATATATGAGAGAAAACATACCCACTGTAGTAACATGGTCCACTGGATGCCGTACCCGATGCTGAACGATGATTATAACGTCACAAACTTCTTCTCCAGGGATAAAACGTGGAGCAAAGAGTTGGCCTGCTTTCTTCCCGGTCACCACTGCATCCATAAAGCTCCTGCGTATGCTAAATTAGGTATATTCGTAAGCTGAATTGATTCGTTATATTATCATGAGAGTATTATTGTTTTGAGATTTtatttaagggggggggggggggggggggggggacacaCTGAGTGTTTAATAGTTGGGACTTCTCATTATCAACACCTAACTGTTAACTTTTACAAATGTCTGGATTGATGTTTCTGTTTAGCCCCACATGCATACCGGATATACCGACCTGATCCACAGAAGGCTCAAAGCGAGGAGCTGTATTCTAAAGAAGATAATCCGTCCCCTCTCATGTCGATCCTGGAGGAAACCTACGCCATCAACGCCAAGGGCAAGGTTACATTTTGGGTGGAAGATGAAGTTGACATAAAGGCCATGGAGGTCCCACTCAAGGTGATTAATACCAGCAACAGTACATATTGACTAATTTGAAGGCGAAACATACCTTAGTTTAATTATACGGGATATAGGACACGCATTGTAACATAAACTAGTGAAAGGTTTATTCTATTGATAGGGTAGAATTATTCCATTAACGTAAAGAATTTATCGTAGTGTGAATCTTTTTGTTGGCAGGGTAGAGTTATTCCATTAACGTAAAGAATTTATCGTAACGTGTGAATCTTTTGTTGACAGTGCTAAATGATTGTTGCATTTTTTTCTATCCTACAGACAGTGATGTTGTACAATCATGACGTCACACTTGTCGTTATCTACGTCAGAAACACTATCAGTATAAACGCTGTGGCTGAGGTTGTAGAGAGTTTTATCGAAAACATGGCGACGACAGGATGTACTCTGTATACACGGAAAATACTTGCTCCTTACTCGATCGACACGGTTCCTGCCTCACGTAagtggttttgtttgtttggtttttttttacataaatcaaAGCAAATAGGATCGGGCATAAGTTATAAAAACATCATTAAAGCCATTTctaaattaattacaaaatttcCACATTTGGCAAAAAATTGAAGGtcatcaaataaatatttttgtaacattgttcTCCGAAGATATTTCTGTACATTATTAAATCTTTTGCTGGTCTTTATATACGTGTGCACATTTCTGAATACATTTATGTTTTGTGTCTACGGGCAGATGTTCGTTTCTACAGAGAAGCGACTTTAAGTTATTAACTGAGTCTAAATTTTGGACGCTACCATTATGTGAGCACTCAAAGAAAAACACATTCTCATTGACAGGGATAGTTTTAAGCTAGACTGTATTATGTTTGTACATCCGACCGTCCGTGATAAGCTAGTGTGCATTATATGTCATAAACCCCTGTACATATTTACACCATAACATACCATCATTTTCTAGGCCTGATTAAATTTGGTGGTCATCGGTAAGCGTTAAAGGGCAgaggtatatctatgtgactcCTGGACAGGTTTATTTTATTAATGAGGGGGTAGAGATATGTCTATGTGACTCCTGGACaggtttattttattgatgagggggtAGAGGTATGTCTATGTGACTCCTGTACaggtttattttattgatgagggggtAGAGGTATGTCTATGTGACTCCTGGACaggtttattttattgatgagggggtAGAGATATGTCTATGTGATCCTGGCAGTTTGATTCTATTAATGAGGGGGTAGAGATATGTCTATGTGACTCCTGGACaggtttattttattgatgagggggtAGAGGTATGTCTATGTGACTCCTGTACaggtttattttattgatgagggggtAGAGGTATGTCTATGTGACTCCTGGACaggtttattttattgatgagggggtagaggtatatctatgtgatcCTGGCAGTTTGATTCTATTAATGAGGGGTTGGGGTTACATCAATGTGATCTGACTTTTCTGTCGGTTCTTTATGCAAGATATTTGGTTACTTCCTTTGTACTGATGCACACCGAAAAAAATTACTAGTATTACAAAAAGGTCATTGGTCACATCTTACGACCACACACTATTCTATTGGTCAAATCTTACGACCACACACTATTCTATTAAAAGCTAAGCAAAGAGAAATGGCATACATATGGAGTTTCGAATAAAGCGAAATTGACACATGTTGTATTTGTGTTACAGATCTGGTGAAAAGAGATACCTCTAATGCAGTGAACTCCATCGACATTGAATATATGGTCCAATGGCAGAGAGATGAACTGGCATATATCAATCATCTTTCGCCTTAGGGGCTTGGTGTCCAAGCCAATCAGTGCTACTGATGTTAGAACTATCTCGACCTTGCCCTCACCGTTTCCCCATCGCCATCAGGACAACTATTTGGACCTTATGTCTCAGCCTTACCCACATCGCCATGAGAAGAAATGTCTGGACCTTGTCCCTTAGAGTTACCCCCATCGCCATGAGAAGAAATGTCTGGACCTTGTCCCTTAGAGTTACCCCCATCGCCATGAGAAGAACTGTCTAGAGCTTATCCCTCTTCGTTACCCCCATCGTCTTTAGGAGAACTGTCTGGACCTTATCCCTCCTCGTTACCCCCATCACCATTAGGACAACTATTTGAACCTTATCCCTCCTCGTTACCCCTATCGCCTTTAGGAGAACTGTCTGGACCTTATCCCTCCTCATTACCCCCATCACCATAAGGACAACTATTTGGACCTTATCCCTCCTCATTACCCCCATCACCATTAGGAGAACTGTCTGGACCTTATCCCTCCTCGTTACCCCCATCGCCATTAGGAGAACTGCCTGGACCTTATACCTCCTCGTTACCCCCATCACCATTGGGACAACTGTCTGGACCTTATCCCTCCTCGTTACCCCCATCACCATAAGGACAACTATTTGGACCTAATCCCTCCTCGTTACCCCCATCACCATTGGGACAACTGTCTGGACCTTATCCCTCCTCGTTACCCCCATCACCATTGGGACAACTGTCTGGACCTTATCCCTCCTCGTTACCCCCATCGCCATTAGGACAACTATTTGGACCTTATCCCTCCTCGTTACCCCCATCGTCATTAGGAGAACTGTCTGGACCTTATCACTCCTCGTTACCCCCATCACCATTAGGACAACTATTTGGACCTTATCCCTCCTCGTTACCCCCATCGCCTTTAGGAGAACTGTCTGGACCTTATCCCTCCTCGTTACCCCCATCGCCATTAGGACAACTATTTGGACCTTATCCCTCCTCGTTACCCCCATCACCATTAGGACAACTATTTGGACCTTATCCCTCCTCGTTACCCCCATCGTCTTTAGGAGAACTGTCTGGACCTTATCCCTCCTCGTTACCCCCATCGTCATTAGGAGAACTGCCTGGACCTTATCCCTCCTCGTTACCCCCATCGCCATTAGGAGAACTGTCTGGACCTTATCCCTCCTCGTTACCCCCATCACCATTAGGACAACTATTTGGACCTTATCCCTCCTCGTTACCCCCATCGCCATTAGGAGAACTGCCTGGACCTTATCCCTCCTCGTTACCCCCATCACCATTAGGACAACTATTTGGACCTTATCCCTCCTGGTTACCCCCATCACCATTAGGACAACTATTTCCCCATCACCATTAGGAGAACTGTCTGGACCTTATCCCTCCTCATTACCCCCATCACCATTAGGAGAACTGTCTGGACCTTATCCCTCCTCGTTACCCCCATCGCCATTAGGAGAACTGTCTGGACCTTATCCTCCTCGTTACCCCCATCACCATAAGGACAACTATTTGAACCTTATCCCTCCTCGTTACCCCCATCGCCATTAGGACAACTATTTGAACCTTATCCCTCCTCGTTACCCCCATCGCCATTAGGACAACTATTTGGACCTTATCCCTCCTCATTACCCCCATCGCCATTAGGAGAACTGTCTGGACCTTATCCTCCTCGTTACCCTCATCGCCTTTAGGAGAACTGTCTGGACCTTATCCCTCCTCGTTACCCCCATCGTCTTTAGGAGAACTGTCTGGACCTTATCCCTCCTCGTTACCCCCATCGCCATTAGGAGAACTGTCTGGACCTTATCCCTCCTCGTTACCCTCATCGCCATTAGGAGAACTGTCTGGACCTTATCCCTCCTCGTTACCCCCATCGCCTTTAGGAGAACTGTCTAGACCTTATCCCTCCTCGTTACCCCTATCGCCATTAGGAGAACTGTCTGGACCTTATCCCTCCTCGTTACCCCCATCGCCATTAGGAGAACTGTCTGGACCTTATCCCTCCTCGTTACCCTCATCGCCATTAGGAGAACTGTCTGGACCTTATCCCTCCTCGTTACCCTCATCGCCATTAGGAGAACTGTCTGGACCTTATCCCTCCTCGTTACCCTCATCGCCATTAGGAGAACTGTCTGGACCTTATCCCTCCTCGTTACCCTCATCGCCATTAGGAGAACTGTCTGGACCTTATCCCTCCTCGTTACCCTCATCGCCATTAGGAGAACTGTCTGGACCTTATCCCTCCTCGTTACCCTCATCGCCATTAGGAGAACTGTCTGGACCTTATCCCTCCTCGTTACCCTCATCGCCATTAGGAGAACTGTCTGGACCTTATCCCTCCTCGTTACCCTCATCACCATTAGGACAACTATTTGGACCTTATCCCTCCTCATTACCCCCATCACCATTAGGAGAACTGTCTGGACCTTATCCCTCCTCGTTACCCCTATCGCCATTAGGAGAACTGTCTGGACCTTATCCCTCCTCGTTACCCCCATCACCATTAGGAGAACTGTCTGGACCTTATCCCTCCTCGTTATCCCCATCACCATTAGGACAACTATTTGGACCTTATCCCTCCTCATTACCCCCATCACCATTAGGAGAACTGTCTGGACCTTATCCCTCCTCGTTATCCCCATCACCATTAGGACAACTATTTGGACCTTATCCCTCCTCGTTACCCCCATCACCATTAGGAGAACTGTCTGGACCTTATCCCTCCTCGTTACCCCTATCGCCATTAGGAGAACTGTCTGGACCTTATCCTCCTCGTTACCCCCATCGTCTTTAGGAGAACTGTCTGGACCTTATCCCTCCTCGTTACCCCCATCACCATGAGAAGAACTGTCTGGACCTTATCCCTCCTCGTTACCCTCATCGCCATTAGGAGAACTGTCTGGACCTTATCCCTCCTCGTTACCCTCATCGCCATTAGGAGAACTGTCTGGACCTTATCCCTCCTCGTTACCCCCATCGTCTTTAGGAGAACTGTCTGGACCTTATCCCTCCTCGTTACCCCCATCGTCATTAGGAGAACTGCCTGGACCTTATCCCTCCTCATTACCCCCATCACCATTAGGAGAACTGTCTGGACCTTATCCCTCCTCGTTACCCCCATCACCATTAGGAGAACTGTCTGGACCTTATCCCTCCTCGTTACCCCCATCACCATTGGGACAACTGTCTGGACCTTATCCCTCCTCGTTACCCCCATCGCCTTTAGGAGAACTGTCTGGACCTTATCCCTCCTCGTTACCCCCATCACCATTAGGAGAACTGTCTGGACCTTATCCCTCCTCGTTACCCCCATCACCATTAGGACAACTATTTGGACCTTATCCCTCCTCGTTACCCCCATCGCCTTTAGGAGAACTGTCTGGACCTTATCCCTCCTCGTTACCCCCATCACCATTGGGACAACTATTTTGGACCTTATCCCTCCTCGTTACCCCCATCACCATTAGGAGAACTGTCTGGACCTTATCCCTCCTCGTTACCCCCATCGCCTTTAGGACAACTATTTGGACCTTATCCCTCCTCGTTACCCCCATCACCATTAGGACAACTATTTGGACCGTATCCCTTAGAGTTACCCCATTGCCAGTTGCTTCACTACACGGTTTTGTTGCTATTACACTGAAACTATGGTACAACAgtttttttgtatgtttcatatctttAACCTATGGAATATCTTCAGTTACTGTATATTTTACACTATTGACTCTTGATTTACCAATATAATCATTTTTGAGATTAtcgtcatatatatatgtcatttatatGCATGAAAAGTTACTTATTTATTATGAGACACACAACCCGGGTTATTTTACTCCGATGTAAGCATGATCTGTGATACCCGAATTATTGATATAGGACCAGGGTTATTTCCACTCCGATCTAAACATGATCTGTGATAATCGATATATTGATATAGGACAAGGGTCATTTTCACTCCGATCTAAACATGATCTGTGATAATCGATATACTGTGTATTGATATAGGACCAGGGTCATTTCCACTCCGATCTACGCATGATCTGTGATaatagatatattgatataggaCCAGGGATATTTTCACTCCGATCTAAACATGATCTGTGATATCGATATATTGATATAGGACCAGGGATATTTTCACTCCGATCTACGCAGGAATCTGTGATAATCGATATATTGATATAGGACCAGGGATATTTTCACTCCGATCTACGCATGATCTGTGATATCGATATATTGATATAGGACCAGGGATATTTTCACTCCGATCTACGCAGGAATCTGTGATAATCGATATATTGATATAGGACCAGGGTTATTTTCACTCCGATATAAACATGATCTGTGATAATCGATATATTGATATAGGACCAGGGTCATTTTCACTCCGATCTAAACACGATCTGTGATAATCGATATATTGATATAGGACCAGGGTCATATCCACTCCGATCTACGCATGATCTGTGATAATCGATATATTGATATAGGACCAGGGATATTTTCACTCCGATCTACGCATGATCTGTAATTGCCGATATTTTCTATATAGGGCCAGAGTTATTTCCACTCCAATTATTCTTCTCGGAATTCCGCAACTTTCTGATGGAACAATAGGAAATCCAAGAAGTCAGGATTTTGTTCTCTGATTGATCGTATTTTACAAGTGGAGATTGAGATTTGTTGTTGCCgtttatgtacatattttacctttattttttttgggggggggggggggggggggaaccaCTTGATACCTGATTTCTATCTTTAATGTAGTGACATGAGAttgtactttttattttatttttgcattttgatcggggttttttttatgaGATCGGGGCGAATCTTCCTGCTAGTTTTTAGCCCAGTCATACAACTGTGGTTCGCCGTCCATCCATTAACAaatcttgttatcgctattactAGTACAGGAAAGACATCCCTAAAACTAGGTTCCCCATAGTCCCTAGTTGTCTCTTCTAATTTGAATCTGATTGGGgcgagaggcagccatctttgattttgacgaAAGAAGACTGTTATCGTTATATCTCAGAATCAGCCTTAGATTTAAAATAAAGGTTTTCCTTGAtaaagttatagaaatatttatggGAAAGAGAAAAGATGGGGGAAAGATCCTTTGAAAACCATTTAATGATGAATGTCAATTTCCTTCTGAGATCTCGTCAATGTACGTACTGTAGTGAATATAATAAAAGTAGAGATATCTTCAAACTTCGTTATTTACATAGATATCGTTATCAAATGTCGTTAAGATTGTTTCTCCACATTAAATGGTACTGTTACGTTCTTCTTGTTTTTGACAACACAACCTTGTGCtgtggtttggtttattgtaCTATCTCGCAACATACATTGATGGCCCTCTTGGTAGGATgatatgaaggtttgtttacctgAAGTAGCCTTCAAGGGCAAAGGGagatgttttatttcattgtctTACGCGGCTCAGCCAAGTATGATGTTATACCATTTGTTTACCAagtgtatattttatgtttaattatctttataacatgttaagttttagtattaactCAACATTAAGAGGAATATTTGGGAAATGCAATGTTATACCTGGAGCTGTAATAGGTCTCAAATATGTCTTAATGTCTTGGATTACTCCCTAATGCtgtaaataatttgttattGTATCAAAGTACAgaattcattaaaattataaaacgAGAAAGTTGTATTGTCTTTTATTAAGTCATTCACTGAAATAACTCCTATTCCTATAAGTAGGAGTATCTAACAGTCCTAATTGTAATCTTTGTAATAAAGAAAGGGAGACAATCGTGTATTTGTTTTGTGAAATGTATTGTGTGTTGTCTTCCTCTTTGTGTTATctattgtgtatgtattattccTTTGTGTAATACATTGTGTATGATTTATTCCTTTGTGTAATCtattatgtatgttttattcCTTTGTGTAATCTATTGTGTTTTATTCCTTTGTGTAATCTATTGTGTTTTATTCCTTTGTGTAATCTATTGTGTTTTATTCCTTTGTGTAATctattgtgtatattttattcctttgtataatatattatgtatgttttattcCTTTGTGTAATACATTGTGTACTGTCTTCCTTTGTGTAATACATTGTGTACTGTCTTCCTTTGTGTAATACATTGTGTACTGTCTTCCTTTGTGTAATACATTGTGTACTGTCTTCCTTTTGTGTAATACATTGTGTGTTGTCTTCCTTTTGTGTAATACATTGTGTGTTGTCTTCCTTTTGTGTAATCTATTGTGTGCTTTATTCCTTTGtgtaatacattgtgtattgtcTTCCTTTTGTGTTATctgttgtgtttgttttattcCTTTGTATTATCTATTGTTTTCTTCCTTTGTATTATCTATTGTGTATGATTGTTTTATTGGTGTAGTGTATGTCGTTTAGTTCAGTTTTGTACTGTTTATCGTTCCACCAACAGCctaggtaatttaaggacgtcctCCCCTGTGTGAGACATGTATGTGTGTTGGGTATGTCTCCCTTGTGTGAGACATGTATGTGTGTTGGGTATGTCTCAGtaggttgtgttgtgtatgtctCGGTAGGTTGTGGAGTCTCGACAGTTCCTATTAAGATCTTGGACATGTTACATATCATAACTATGCCAAATAGTTACTCAATAAAATAGCCATATAAAAAGTAAACTGTAATTTTACTCAGTCTGTGTCTTTGAAATATGTGTAATCATGTCAGCAATGCATTGTTACTAAACAATCGCTTTCGTTGTTGTTTATGTGCGGTTTAAAGGATGACCAGACAACTCCACAGCCTTTGGAAACGAAATTCTCGcttatattaaaattaaaattttcagaCTTTTGTAAACGTACATGGAGACGAAGTTCATGTGCTCCGAAAGGATCGCATGCTGATTCACCAGCGTGACCAATGATATGCATGTGTATTGTCAATTAAAGATTCGCATTCTGATTCACCAACGTAACCCATCATATGTTTGTGTATTGTCAATACTTTAACATTGCTTCACTAACAGATTTCGATATCTGTCT from Pecten maximus chromosome 1, xPecMax1.1, whole genome shotgun sequence includes these protein-coding regions:
- the LOC117339972 gene encoding uncharacterized protein LOC117339972, whose protein sequence is MSMDVNRPQKIFGNMMLFLMVLGVLYNGIHCQTIQFDSGEAFTAINSSTVAGASDYTDPKDTGSYLFQSDTSMDQKALSLSVLVAHFRSASSFYFRTHPTFITCLQATISSLRKQDLRVDIISAFKTNSDVPGSNKIQDLYARSGTGATLKFRPGVLGDIRDIADTAIKMCASMFSVIQRDVGVVLMMSSVHIFMTGNLDTTPQFSVDGYTGGMSSADFHTYAMTKLGEANEPAVIPTDCSAFSSVVIGAKFPSSATDAESVVGDPDTPILRENTEDFSRLTQYMGTKVDFVNHERTSAWCGSVGQPCVDCRAGIVGSALTQRCAARTMSYRMYKVFNILQKFVRYNMTFDDTLRVVKAWDEPYADATGGDLGYSRLHTEGRAVVVQLVSANTGNNLEEVSHYAICAGADYISHQGDSLQIAVKKMSGTTEKKTAFQLATFIAVDPPTAKATDYEFPPEFTEEDKENYPLFYGKGRGHIELAEGAFLHQFMSSDDTYQYFRLHPSIPACYSNLLVQLNRATTDGEVIDLEVIRGYLADPEQPSLFSQATDDRYNTHTLGVAMQLKFAENTSSNYTSAYLLEEIVKTCGPLFNLANEAMGLGLYSDSVFVDMRDLFEVWIESDSLIPYQGMDFNAYDNFLETLHTAAIGEFYILQGFRLSNISESILFFYILSKLPIDIFRGRIVDPDDPVEACNLAVIPTKQSPTYLYQLPEILNRRRKRSTPTDVCTPDDSTSFCVSTVSHRNTESELVWTDMNRHYIYHQPSSELYDAIKGCLNECGTCLEGSIYERKHTHCSNMVHWMPYPMLNDDYNVTNFFSRDKTWSKELACFLPGHHCIHKAPAYAKLAPHAYRIYRPDPQKAQSEELYSKEDNPSPLMSILEETYAINAKGKVTFWVEDEVDIKAMEVPLKTVMLYNHDVTLVVIYVRNTISINAVAEVVESFIENMATTGCTLYTRKILAPYSIDTVPASHLVKRDTSNAVNSIDIEYMVQWQRDELAYINHLSP